The following coding sequences lie in one Thalassoglobus polymorphus genomic window:
- a CDS encoding DUF1501 domain-containing protein gives MNNERNQLKQLQQLASRRQFLEQSGLTLGSIALANLLSEESRAATIDQPMAVRDGHFPAKIKNVIFMFMAGGPSQLELFEPKPMLNKFHGKVPPESLTKGRRFAFLKPDTKLLGCERSFQKYGESGMDLSELLPHHQSIVDEVCWLRGVRTDVFNHGPAKLFMNCGFQAPGRPSLGAWATYGLGSESQNLPGFVVLQSGPRGPRAGNTLWSSGFLPTSYQGVPFRSSGSPILNLDNPPGISREAQADFTSTVGQLNQLRMDATSDPEIATRINAYETAFAMQASAPELMEVEQESEATLNQYGIEAGKPSFGKNCLLARRLVERGVRFVQLYHTDWDHHGGKGADLRDAMQKICKEVDQAAAALVLDLKARGLLDETLVIWGGEFGRTPMGEVRDSIGRDHHIDAFTMWMAGGGLKPGHIHGSTDDLGFGVDTGEVHVHDLHATILHLLGLDHKRLTYRFQGRDFRLTDVHGNVVKEILA, from the coding sequence ATGAATAACGAAAGAAATCAACTCAAACAGCTGCAGCAGCTGGCATCTCGTCGACAGTTCCTGGAACAGTCCGGTTTGACACTTGGGAGTATCGCGCTGGCGAATTTACTTTCAGAGGAAAGCAGAGCTGCGACAATCGATCAGCCGATGGCAGTCCGCGATGGTCACTTCCCGGCGAAGATCAAGAACGTGATTTTCATGTTCATGGCAGGCGGTCCGAGCCAACTCGAGTTGTTTGAACCTAAGCCGATGCTCAACAAGTTCCACGGCAAAGTTCCGCCAGAATCTCTAACAAAAGGGCGACGCTTCGCCTTTCTTAAGCCCGACACGAAACTTCTCGGCTGCGAGAGATCGTTCCAGAAGTATGGTGAATCGGGGATGGATCTCAGCGAACTTCTGCCGCACCACCAAAGCATTGTTGATGAAGTTTGCTGGCTGCGCGGAGTTCGTACAGATGTCTTCAACCACGGTCCCGCGAAGCTGTTTATGAACTGTGGTTTTCAGGCGCCTGGACGTCCAAGCCTCGGAGCCTGGGCAACCTATGGACTCGGAAGTGAATCACAAAACCTGCCCGGATTTGTTGTGCTTCAATCTGGACCTCGCGGCCCCCGTGCCGGAAACACACTCTGGTCAAGTGGGTTCCTGCCAACAAGTTATCAAGGTGTTCCATTCCGCAGTTCCGGGAGTCCGATCCTCAATCTCGACAACCCGCCCGGAATCTCCCGCGAGGCCCAAGCCGATTTCACCAGCACTGTCGGTCAACTGAATCAGCTGCGGATGGATGCAACTTCCGATCCGGAAATTGCCACACGCATCAACGCCTACGAAACCGCGTTCGCGATGCAGGCCTCTGCTCCAGAACTGATGGAAGTCGAGCAGGAATCCGAAGCAACGCTTAATCAATACGGCATCGAAGCTGGCAAACCTTCCTTCGGGAAGAACTGTTTATTGGCGCGTCGACTGGTTGAACGGGGTGTCCGCTTTGTACAGCTCTACCATACCGACTGGGATCACCACGGAGGAAAAGGAGCCGATCTTCGCGACGCCATGCAAAAGATCTGCAAAGAAGTTGATCAGGCAGCCGCTGCGCTTGTCTTGGATCTGAAAGCCCGTGGGCTCCTTGATGAAACGCTCGTCATCTGGGGAGGAGAATTTGGTCGCACGCCGATGGGTGAGGTCCGCGACTCAATCGGACGTGACCACCACATCGATGCCTTCACCATGTGGATGGCGGGCGGAGGACTCAAACCGGGACACATCCATGGCTCGACCGACGATCTCGGCTTTGGCGTCGACACCGGCGAAGTCCACGTTCACGACCTGCACGCCACAATCCTGCACCTGTTAGGTCTGGATCACAAACGGCTCACCTACCGCTTCCAGGGCCGAGATTTCCGCTTAACTGATGTGCATGGGAATGTGGTAAAGGAAATCCTTGCGTGA
- a CDS encoding PSD1 and planctomycete cytochrome C domain-containing protein encodes MVDFGREIRPILSNHCFQCHGSDEGTREADMRLDLREAAIEAGAINLDELSESELLQRIKSHDDSIKMPPEEVNKPLTPQQISTLELWVKQGAEYGDHWAFERIEKPAIPETSQDPWCRNEIDAFVLRKLQGANLKHSPEANRETLIRRLYQDLLGLLPNPTEVADFVNDKSPQAYQKLVDRLLASPHYGERWGRHWLDQARYADSQGYTIDGPRVMWPYRDWVINAINDDMPFDQFTIEQIAGDLLPNATKSQQVATAFHRNTMINQEGGVKPDEYRNEALIDRTNTTGAVWLGLTVGCTQCHSHKFDPISHDEYYSLYAFFNDAADSNNTGPTVDVYEEEMFGWSDEQYQQLAELKKLQKSIVELEKQIKDETGLEKVEWDWVKPHLVKHETESGVPLSLLDEGSFLVKEKPAPNETFKVTLGPPDSNGSGENSITAIRLRVLPHDSLPSNGPGYASNGNFVLTDFSIFVQGEEQPLDRAWADHSQPKFDVSGAIDNDAKSGWAINVNSAQAKAGKKMNAPHEAVFTFLKPVNLQDAAIEVVMKHASNSNYLVGHFAFDVTSTPVPGAEDQSELKAELAAAKKQAAKLKSLLPGQGKPVRQMVIQQQAKIPATYRLIRGDFLDPDEEGGALSPTVPAALMTGQEKPEFKNRLDLAHWLVSRDNPLTARVTVNRVWAKYFGRGLVETENDFGFQGTQPTHPELLDWLSVSLMENGWSMKELHRFIVSSATYRQASDFKPEHLKKDPGNYLLARQSRFRVEAEIVRDQALSASGLLTPDLGGPSVYPPQPDGVYNFTQSKKSWPTETGADRYRRTMYTMFYRSAPYPLLSTFDTPDFSTTCTRRVRSNTPLQSLTMANDVVFQEFAAGLAKRVTNDESIKSLSDQLKQLFRFTLIRTPNPAEIDVLNHFYHRELERFQATPKAAEEYVQADSEGTDPLQLAALTSLARVLLNTDEFMTRN; translated from the coding sequence ATGGTCGACTTCGGTCGTGAAATTCGACCGATTCTTTCGAATCATTGTTTTCAATGTCATGGTTCAGATGAAGGAACTCGCGAAGCTGACATGCGGTTGGATCTCCGTGAGGCGGCGATTGAAGCGGGAGCGATCAACCTGGATGAACTTTCTGAAAGTGAATTGCTCCAGCGCATCAAAAGCCATGACGACTCAATCAAGATGCCCCCGGAGGAAGTCAACAAACCACTGACTCCTCAGCAAATCTCGACGCTCGAATTATGGGTTAAGCAGGGGGCAGAATATGGAGATCACTGGGCATTCGAGAGAATCGAAAAACCTGCGATTCCGGAAACGTCACAAGACCCTTGGTGCCGAAACGAAATTGATGCCTTTGTTCTGCGGAAACTACAGGGTGCAAATTTGAAGCACTCACCTGAAGCGAATCGCGAAACGCTCATCCGCAGACTCTATCAAGATTTGCTGGGACTTCTGCCAAATCCAACAGAAGTTGCAGACTTCGTCAATGACAAGTCGCCTCAGGCGTATCAAAAACTTGTTGATCGCTTACTGGCGAGTCCGCACTACGGAGAACGCTGGGGACGCCACTGGCTCGATCAGGCGCGCTATGCTGATTCTCAGGGCTACACGATTGATGGCCCTCGCGTCATGTGGCCTTATCGTGACTGGGTCATCAACGCGATCAATGACGACATGCCATTTGATCAATTCACGATCGAACAAATCGCAGGTGACTTGCTCCCGAACGCAACAAAATCTCAACAGGTCGCTACTGCGTTTCATCGAAACACGATGATCAATCAGGAAGGGGGAGTGAAGCCTGATGAATACCGAAATGAAGCTCTCATCGACCGGACCAACACAACCGGAGCCGTCTGGCTGGGACTCACGGTCGGCTGCACGCAATGTCATTCACACAAATTCGACCCCATCTCACATGACGAATATTACAGCCTCTACGCCTTCTTCAACGACGCTGCCGACTCGAATAACACCGGCCCGACAGTCGATGTGTATGAAGAGGAAATGTTCGGCTGGAGCGACGAGCAATACCAACAGCTCGCTGAACTGAAAAAGTTGCAGAAATCGATCGTCGAATTAGAGAAGCAAATCAAAGATGAAACCGGTCTTGAGAAAGTCGAATGGGACTGGGTGAAACCACACTTGGTCAAACACGAAACAGAAAGTGGCGTCCCGTTGAGTCTCCTCGACGAGGGATCGTTCTTAGTGAAAGAGAAACCTGCTCCGAACGAAACATTCAAAGTCACATTAGGACCACCCGACTCGAATGGGAGTGGCGAGAACAGCATCACCGCGATCCGGTTGCGGGTCTTGCCTCATGATTCGCTTCCCTCGAATGGTCCGGGGTACGCCTCGAACGGAAATTTTGTCCTCACCGATTTCTCGATTTTCGTACAAGGAGAAGAACAGCCACTCGACCGAGCCTGGGCTGATCACAGCCAACCGAAGTTCGACGTCTCAGGAGCAATCGACAACGATGCGAAATCGGGTTGGGCAATCAATGTGAATTCGGCACAAGCCAAAGCTGGCAAAAAAATGAATGCCCCGCACGAAGCGGTCTTCACATTCTTGAAGCCGGTAAACTTACAAGATGCCGCTATCGAAGTCGTCATGAAACATGCATCGAACTCAAATTATCTTGTCGGGCATTTTGCCTTCGATGTCACTTCAACACCGGTTCCAGGAGCAGAGGATCAATCAGAACTCAAAGCGGAGCTTGCCGCAGCGAAAAAGCAAGCAGCCAAGTTAAAGTCTCTGCTACCGGGACAAGGCAAACCGGTCAGACAGATGGTGATTCAACAACAGGCAAAAATCCCGGCAACGTACCGACTGATACGAGGAGACTTTCTGGACCCTGACGAAGAAGGAGGAGCTCTCTCCCCGACGGTTCCAGCAGCGTTAATGACCGGACAGGAAAAACCTGAATTCAAGAACCGTCTCGATCTCGCGCATTGGCTCGTCTCACGAGACAATCCTCTCACGGCAAGAGTGACCGTCAATCGTGTCTGGGCAAAGTATTTCGGTCGTGGACTGGTCGAAACCGAGAACGATTTTGGATTTCAAGGAACGCAACCGACTCACCCCGAATTGCTTGACTGGTTATCCGTCAGTTTGATGGAGAATGGCTGGTCGATGAAAGAGCTACATCGATTCATCGTCAGCTCCGCGACCTACCGGCAGGCAAGCGATTTTAAACCGGAGCATCTCAAGAAAGATCCGGGAAATTATTTGCTCGCGCGGCAGTCTCGATTCCGTGTCGAAGCGGAAATTGTCCGTGACCAGGCACTCTCTGCCAGCGGATTACTCACACCAGACCTTGGTGGACCGAGTGTCTATCCGCCACAACCGGATGGAGTCTACAACTTCACGCAAAGCAAGAAGAGCTGGCCCACAGAAACCGGAGCCGACCGCTACCGACGGACGATGTACACCATGTTCTACCGCAGCGCTCCGTATCCGCTGCTTTCAACTTTTGACACGCCCGATTTCAGCACAACCTGTACACGTCGCGTTCGCTCAAACACCCCTCTGCAATCTCTGACGATGGCGAACGATGTTGTTTTTCAGGAGTTTGCAGCTGGTCTCGCCAAACGTGTCACCAATGATGAATCAATCAAATCCCTGAGCGATCAGTTGAAGCAACTTTTTCGGTTCACACTCATCCGCACTCCAAACCCTGCCGAAATCGATGTCCTAAATCACTTTTACCACCGCGAACTGGAACGATTCCAGGCGACTCCCAAAGCAGCCGAAGAATACGTTCAGGCAGACTCCGAAGGAACGGACCCTCTGCAACTTGCCGCCCTCACCAGCCTCGCCCGCGTTCTGTTGAACACGGATGAATTCATGACTCGTAACTGA